From one Rattus norvegicus strain BN/NHsdMcwi chromosome 7, GRCr8, whole genome shotgun sequence genomic stretch:
- the LOC103692755 gene encoding polycomb group RING finger protein 2-like — translation MHRTTQIKIMELNPHLMCALYGGYFIDTTTIVECLHSFCKTFIVRYLETNKYCPMCDVQVHKTGPLLSIRSDKTLQDIVYKLVSGLFKDVMKGRRDFYAAYPLTEVPNGSNNDHVEILKQEKGALGDNEIVSLSIKLYREAKKSLVENGDEDKEKTGVLFLRCPAVMTFMHLAKFLCNEMDVPSKYKVEILYEDKPLKEYYTLMDIAYIYPWQRNGPLPLKYRVQPACKRLTLPTVPTPSEGTNTSGPPSQAPSPATLPATSSSLSSPGTPSHGSPSSHSPAATHLTSPTPPSTAAVTTTATNGGTSNCLQMPSSTSRGCKMSVNGAPCPP, via the coding sequence ATGCATCGGACCACACAGATTAAAATCATGGAGCTGAACCCTCACCTCATGTGTGCCCTCTATGGGGGCTATTTCATCGACACCACCACGATTGTGGAATGCTTACATTCCTTTTGCAAAACCTTCATCGTGCGCTACTTGGAGACCAACAAATACTGCCCCATGTGTGATGTCCAGGTCCATAAAACAGGGCCACTGCTGAGCATCAGATCAGACAAAACCCTCCAGGACATTGTCTACAAGTTGGTGTCTGGGCTTTTTAAAGATGTGATGAAAGGGAGACGGGACTTCTACGCAGCATACCCCCTGACAGAAGTCCCCAATGGCTCCAACAATGACCATGTCGAAATCCTGAAACAGGAGAAGGGGGCTCTGGGTGACAACGAGATTGTCAGCTTGTCCATTAAATTATACCGAGAGGCGAAGAAGAGCCTCGTGGAGAATGGGGACGAAGACAAGGAGAAGACAGGGGTGCTGTTCCTGCGATGCCCAGCAGTCATGACCTTCATGCACCTCGCCAAGTTCCTCTGCAACGAAATGGATGTGCCCAGCAAGTACAAGGTAGAGATCCTCTACGAAGACAAGCCCCTGAAGGAATACTACACCTTAATGGACATAGCCTACATCTACCCGTGGCAGAGGAATGGGCCTCTCCCGCTCAAGTACCGTGTCCAGCCAGCCTGCAAGAGGCTCACCCTACCCACAGTGCCAACTCCCTCAGAAGGCACCAACACCAGCGGGCCTCCGAGTCAGGCTCCCAGCCCTGCCACACTTCcggccacctcctcctccttgtccagCCCTGGGACCCCATCCCATGGCTCTCCCAGCTCCCACAGCCCCGCAGCCACCCATCTTACCTCCCCCACTCCACCTTCAACTGCTGCTGTGACCACCACAGCTACCAACGGGGGAACTTCGAACTGCCTGCAGATGCCATCCTCTACCAGCAGGGGGTGCAAGATGAGTGTTAATGGAGCTCCTTGCCCCCCTTAA